The genome window CTGGCCGCCCATGTCATCCGCAGCGCAGCCAAGGAGCTTGATTTAACGGACATCGATCTCTTGATCGTGGAAAACATCGGCAACCTGGTATGCCCGGCCGAGTTTGAGATAGGCGAGGATTCCAGGGGCGTGGTCCTTTCCATCACGGAAGGAGAAGACAAACCCCTCAAGTACCCCTTGATGTTCCGGGTTTGCAATGTGGCCATCCTCAATAAAATGGACCTGGTCCCCTATCTGGAAGTGGATGCGGACCTGGCGGTGAAAAACATGCTCACTGTGCATCCTGAAATGCCTGTCTTCAAGACCAGCGCCACCAAGGACGCCGGCCTGGATGAGTTCGTTGACTGGCTTAAGGGAGAGGTGAACAAGAAGTTCGGCAAATAACGAGTCCTGAAGCACGCTTTGGAGCGAATCGCGGAAAGCCGCAGCCGAACTGCGCAGCATACTTCTGCTCTTAAGCAAGATAGCTCCATATCGGCCGGCCCATACCATCATAATGAGTCCAAGGAGGATTTATGGGAAAAACCGTCTACGAGCAATTCGCAGAGAAGATAATGATCCCGGGATCAGGGATCGTCCCCCAGCTTATCGCCATGATGACCACGGAGCAGGAAGCG of Desulfatibacillum aliphaticivorans DSM 15576 contains these proteins:
- the hypB gene encoding hydrogenase nickel incorporation protein HypB; the encoded protein is MEIPVVRKVLDVNDTMAQENRDYFTQQGVYVFNLMSSPGSGKTTLLTKVLQKLAPEIKAAVIVGDVCTTNDADRLSVTGAPVVQITTDDFGGDCHLAAHVIRSAAKELDLTDIDLLIVENIGNLVCPAEFEIGEDSRGVVLSITEGEDKPLKYPLMFRVCNVAILNKMDLVPYLEVDADLAVKNMLTVHPEMPVFKTSATKDAGLDEFVDWLKGEVNKKFGK